The Bacillus sp. B-jedd sequence CAACTGCTTCCAAAACTTCTGCCGACAGCCCAGGAACGGGCCGAAAAGATGATTGAACTATATTTGAAAAATGGCCATACCCATATTCGGACGCATTGCAATGTCGATCCGGTCATCGGCCTGAAGAATCTTGAGGCGACGGTGAATGCCCTTGCTAAATATGAGGATGTCCTCACCTATGAAATTGTTGCATTCCCGCAGCACGGTTTGTTAAAAAGTGATTCAGTCCAGCTAATCCGCGATGCAATGAAAAATGGCGCGACACTCGTTGGCGGAGTTGATCCGGCAACAGTGGACCGCAATATTGAAAAATCATTGTATACGATATACGACATTGCTGTTGAAAATAATAAAGGCGTCGATATCCACCTTCATGATCCGAACAGCCTTGGCGCTTTTACTTTCAAGCGGATGGCCCATTACACGAAAGAAGCGGGCCTTAAAGGCAGGGCGACAATCAGCCACGGAATCGCGCTTGGAGATTTGAACGGTGAAGAGATTGTAGAAATGGCTGAAATTTTGAGGGAACAGGAAATTGATGTCACCACTACTATCCCAATCAACCGTCCGACACTTCCGATCCCCGCGCTTGATAAACTGGGAATTGGCATTTCTGTTGGACATGACAGCATTACAGACCACTGGTCGCCTTTCGGAACGGGTAACACAATCCAGAAACTCAGCATCCTGGCAGAGCGGTTCAGATTGATGGATGAAGGCGGGCTTGCATCAGCCCTGAAATATGGAACCGGCGGCGTGACTCCGCTCAATGAAGCGGGAGAGCAGGTATGGCCGAAGGTTGGCGACGAAGCGACAATGATGCTCGTGGACGCAACATGCTCCGCACAGGCGATCGCCCGAAGATCAACGGTTCAGTCTTTATATTTTAAAGGGAAAAAAGTCACCAGCAAGCTGAATCCGGAATCGGCTGGTTTATAAAGGGGGGATTTGGAATGACTAAAGCATATTGGTTAAGAAATGTCCGTTTAGAAACGGGTTATATAAAAAACGAAGCTGAAGCAGTTGTTGCTACCGAGACAGATCTTTTCAATCTGAAAATCGAAGACGGAAGAATTCTTGAAAAGCATAGTGCCGATTTTGTAATCCCTGCCGGGGAAGAAACGGTTGATGCGAAAGGATACCTGGCATTGCCGACTTTTAGGGAAATGCATAATCATCTCGACAAAACGTATCTGTCGCTAGATTGGAAATCTTGCATTCCGGTTAAAAATCTTGAGGAGCGCCTGAAATATGAAGCGATGGAGCTGGAGGAGCTTGCACCTACAGCCCAGCAGCGCGCCAGCAGTATGATCGAACTTCTCCTCGCAAACGGTTCTACCCATATCAGGACCCATGTCAATATCGATCCGTATATTGGCCTGAAAAACCTTGAGGGCGTTAAAGCGGCACTTGAGGCTTATTCTGATAAATTGACTTATGAAATTGTCGCCTTTCCGCAGCACGGCCTGATGAGGGAGCATGTCATTCCTCTGATGAAAGAAGCGATGCGTTCAGGCGCCCACTTAGTCGGCGGCCTTGACCCGGCTGGAATTGACAACAATATCGAAGGCTCACTATACGAAGTCATGAATCTTGCGGCTGAATTTGATGCTGGGATAGACATCCATCTTCATGATGGGGGATTTGTCGGCTACTATACGGTCGATAAACTAGCCGAAATGGTGGAAGATGCGAAATGGTATAATCGCGTTGCCGTCAGCCATGCATTCGGCCTTGGTGAAGTTCCAATCCCTCAGCAGGAAGCGATTGCTGAAAAATTAAGCGCCACTGGCATGTCCATCATGTCCACGATTCCTATCACGAAAACCCTGCCGCCGATCGAGCTTTTGGACCGGAAGGGTGTCAAAGTATTCCTTGGCTGCGACGGTTTCTATGACTCATGGAGCCCGTTCGGGAACGGAGATTTGCTCGAGAAGCTAACACGTTACGGGGAATTGTTCAGGAAGAGCGACGAATGGTCCCTATCACAGTCCATCAAATGGGCATCCGGCGGACCGACTTCACTCACCGCAGATGGAGAAGTTGCCTGGCCGCTCGTCGGAGACGACGCAACCCTGACGCTTGTCAATGCATCCTCATCGGCTGAAGCAGCCGCAAGGACACCAAGGCGCGAAGCCGTATTCTTTAAAGGGAAAGTAGTAGCAGGAGAAATATAGTTTTATTTTTGAAGTAAATAATCTATCCGATGAAGACGGTACCTTGATTGGCTGTTTGCGCAGTCATCATGAAGGTATCGTCTTTATTGTATTGAATTTATCGATTACTTTTGAAAAGAAAAAACCCTCCCTCAAAAAATAAATATTTACTCCGATGGATATATTTGTTAAACTAAAGGTAGTAAAATATATTTTAGTAAATACAATTTTACTAAAATGGAAGGGTGGGGAATTAAATGAGCTTATTGGATATTTATTTGCGAAAAAACGGCAAGAAAAGGTATGACGTTTATAAAGTATCCGGTCTGAGCCAGCAAATGCTTGCGAGTATCAACAAAAAGAAGGTAGAAAGCTACTCGGTAAAAACCATCCAGGCAATAGCAAAAACCCTTGGAAAAAGTGAAGGGGAAGTCCTTGAAGAATTAATTAAGCTGGAGAAGGAAAATCCCTACTTTGAAGTATATAACGCTGAAGACTTACTAACAGCTCTAGAAAACAAAGAATCATACATTTTAATCAAAGGAGAATATCAAAAAGAACTTAAGAAATTACTCCAGGCCACGCTTTCCGAAGCAGAGACAATGGGGATGGAACTGGGATCTGCAGGATTAGTAAATATATTAGGTGAAGCGTTGTATCAATTATTTAATTTCTTCAGCAAGACTGAAGAAACGCAAAAGAAACTCGAAAGCCAGCTACGAAAATATAAATATAAAAAAACGAACGAAAACGAGATCCTATTATATTTGCGGCAAATTGATTACTAAAGTGAACAGGAGCTGAAAAAGCAGTCGAACAGTAACAGAGAAGCCGTCTCTAAGCCCAACCCGGTAGGAAAAGCAGTCGAACAGTAACAGAGAAGGCTTCTCTAGGCCCAATCGGGTGGGAAAAGCAGTCGGACGGTAACAGAGAAGTCGTCTCTAAGCCCAACTCGGTAGGAAAAGCAGTCGGACGGTAACAGAGAAGCCGTCTCTAAGCCCAACCCTGTAGGAAAAGCAGTCGAACGGTAACAGAGAAGCCGTCTCTAAGCCCAATCGGGTAAGAAAAGCATTCGAACGGTAACAGAGAAGGCTTCTCTAAGCCCAATCGGGTAAGAAAAGCATCCGAACGATAACAGAGAAGGCTTCTCTAAGCCCAACCCGGGAGCGGTTAAGCCGCTCCCTTTTTTATTTTGCAGAGAGATTATTTTGGCTCCCGAAAAAATAATCGAAAATTGGGATTTTTCTGTTGTAGATTCTCCCGGCTTTGGCATATAATCACAGGAAGAACATGGGGGGATATACAGAATGATTCGGCGTTTTTTTACTTATTACAGGCCTCATCGAAGGCTATTCATGATCGACTTCACTAGCGCGGTCATTGTTGCCGCACTCGAACTTGCCTTTCCGCTCGCCGTCCAATGGTTTATCGATAAGCTGCTGCCAAGCGGAAATTGGAATGCAATCGTCGGGGTAAGTATCGGACTTCTTCTATTATATATAGTGAGTACGCTGCTCCAGTTCATCGTCAACTATTGGGGCCATAAGCTCGGAATTAATATTGAAACCGACATGAGGCAGGAGCTTTTCGAGCATGTCCAGAAGCAATCCTTCCGCTTTTTTGACAACACGAAAACCGGCCATATCATGAGCCGGATCACCAATGATTTATTCGACCTGGGGGAACTCGCCCATCATGGACCCGAGGATTTGTTCATTGCCGTGATGACATTTGTCGGGGCGTTCTGGATTATGCTCACCATCAATGTGAAACTGGCCCTTACGGCGATGATTATTGCCCCGTTCCTAATCTGGCTGATTTCTTTTGCCAACCGGAAAATGAATGCGGCCTGGAAGAACATGTACAGCGATATCGCTGATGTAAACGCCAGGGTAGAGGATAGCGTCGCGGGAATCCGGGTTGTCCAGTCGTTTACGAATGAAGAGTTTGAAATCGAACGGTTCACAAAGAACAACCGCAAGTTCCGCCGCGCAAAATTGGCTGCCTATAAAGTTATGTCTTTTAGTTCGTCTGGTATGTATATGTCGACGAGGCTGATGATCCTGGTCGTCCTAGTATATGGCGCATGGCTCAATTTTACAGGGAGTCTCAGCTATGGAGCCATGGTTGGATTTGTCCTTTACGTCAATGTCCTTTTCAAACCAATAGATAAAATCAGCGCGATCCTTGAACTCTATCCAAAAGGGATGGCCGGCTTCAAGCGATTTACGGAGCTGATGGACCAGCACCCGGACGTCGTTGACAGGTCGACTGCTGTAAATGTTTCCCATCTGAAAGGCGATATTGCTTTCCGGGACGTGACGTTCAGTTACGATGAGCATAAACCTGTCTTAAAAGGAATTGATTTGGACATCCATCACGGGGAGACGGTTGCTTTTGTCGGTCCTTCCGGCGCGGGTAAAACAACCATCTGCTCACTCATTCCCCGTTTCTATGATGTGAATGAAGGTGGAATCTTTATTGATGGCGTCGATATCCGCGACATGACCAAGAAATCGCTTCGCCAGCAAATCGGGATTGTCCAGCAGGATGTGTTCCTGTTCACCGGGACGCTGCGGGAGAATATTGCCTATGGGTTGCTTGGTGCTACCCAGGAGGAAATTGAGATCGCGGCAAAGCGCGCTCACCTCGAAGACTTTATTGCTTCCCTTCCGGCTGGCTATGATACCCAGATCGGCGAACGCGGACTAAAGCTTTCCGGCGGGCAGAAGCAGAGGATCGCGATTGCAAGAATGTTCCTGAAAAACCCGCCAATTCTTATTCTGGATGAAGCAACATCCGCTCTTGATACGGAAACAGAACGTATCATCCAGGAAGCGCTCGCTGAACTGTCCAAAAACAGGACAACACTTGTTATTGCCCACAGGCTGGCTACCATCCGGAATGCTGACAGGATTGTCGTTGTCACCGAGGACGGGATTGCCGAAGAGGGAAGCCATGAGGAATTAATCGAAGCGGGCGGAATTTTTGCCAACCTTCATAAGGTACAATACGAAACAACCCTCGTTAACTAACAAACAGCCCTTTAGGATGCTTTTTTGAATGAGCCCATCCTAAGGGGCTGTTATTGGTCATATGCTCTTTAGAGAATTAAAAATGTTTGGAGAAACTCAAAGGGATTGTGGCCACGGATACTTTTTGCCAAAAGAAAGGCAATCTTGCAAAAAAGCATGGACATAAGCCAGGAAATACACTAGAGTTAAAAAGTTAGTTATTTGGACAGCCCGTTAAAGAGGCGTCCTATATTTGAAGAAGGTGGAACAACGTATGCAGGCAGTAAAGAAAAATAGCTTCATAGAACCCAGTCTATTCGCTTTAACATGGCCAATTTTCATTGAGTCCTTTTTACATATGCTGATGGGGAGCACGGATACCTTTATGCTTTCCTATGTTTCGGATGACGCCGTCGCCGCTGTAGGGGTGGCCAATCAGCTGATCTTTTTCACAATCCTAATTTTCGGTTTTGTCGCTACAGGGACAACCGTGCTTGTTTCGCAAAATCTTGGGGCGGGGCTGCTGAACGATGCGCGAAGGATCTCAGGAATCTCGATTTCCCTTAATCTTATTTTCGGGATTGCGATCAGCGCGCTGGTTGTCCTGTTCAAGGGGCAGTTCCTCAATCTGTTCGACCTTACCCCCGAGATTCACAGACTTGCCGGACAGTATTTGACGATTGTAGGGGCAACGCTGTTTTCACAAGCCCTCCTTGTAACGGCATCGTCTATTTTGCGGGCAAACGGCTTTTCAAAAGAAGCAATGATGATTTCAATTTTCATGAACATCATTCACCTCGCCGGCAACAGCATATTAATTTATGGATTGTTCGGAATGCCGCAGATGGGCATCCAGGGAGTTGCCTTATCTACAGCCGCCAGCCGCGCTATTGCGGTTGCAATGATTTTCTGGTTATTGTATAAGCGCCTTCCAGTGAGAATTAAAAAGGAAGACTACACAAGCTTCAATCCGGTATTTATTAAAAAAATTCTTAAAATCGGTATTCCGTCAGCTGGAGAAAATCTCGTATACAACACGAGCCAGATGGCGATGACAGCCATCATTGCGATGATAGGGGCAATGGCACTGACTACAAGGGTTTACACTTGGAATGTGATGGCATTCATGATGCTTTTTGCGATTGCGCTCGGCCAGGGGACTCAAATTCTCGTTGGCTATAAGGTAGGCGCGGGCGATTATGACGGGGCATACCACCGTCTTTTGAAAAGTGTAAAGCTGAGCCTGATTATGACCATTATTGTCGTGATCCCGCTGGTTCTGTTCCGCGAGAATTTGCTTGATATTTTCACAGATAACCAGGAAATAATCAGTGTGGGAGCAAAGCTTCTTTTGCTCGGAATTATCCTCGAACCCGGCAGGACACTGAATATCGTCATCATTGCTGCTTTAAGGGCAGCCGGTGACGCGAACTTCCCTGTGAAAATGGCATTTGTTTCAATGTGGGGAATAGGCGTGCCGCTTGGCTACTTCCTCGGAATAACAATGGGCTATGGCCTGGTCGGCATCTGGATTGCCTTTATCGCCGATGAGTGGTTCAGAGGAATCGTCATGTATTTCCGCTGGAAAAGCAGGGTTTGGGAAAAGAAATCGCTTGTCGAAGCTGAAGTGCAGCCGGTATGATTTTTGGGAAACCACGATAAAGTGGTTTCTTTTTTTCGAGCGGCTTAAGAAGTATTTGGTTGAACATGATGGAGTTAAGGCGATGATCATAGACCAAGAAGAAAAACGCATGGGGATTTTGCCAGAAGAGGATGCTGAACGACTTCGGGAAACACTTTTCCATTAACTCAACGTCCGCAGGAGGGGGAAATTAACGGTACGGTCGAATAGAATTGTTCTCAACGCCCGTAGCAAGGAAAAATCTGCGGTACGGTCGAATAGGATCGTTCTCAACGACCGTAGCCAGAAAAAGTCGGCTGTGCGGTCGAATAGGATCGTTCTAAACGCCCGCAGCGAAGAAAAATTGAATGTGCGGTCGAATAGGATCGTTCTAAACGCCCGCAGCGAAGAAAAATTGAATGTGCGGTCGAATAGAAGTGTTCTCAACGACCGCAGCGAAGAAAAACCAACTGTGCGGTCGAATAGAATTGTTCTCAACGACCGTAGCCAGAAAAAGTCGGCTGTACGGTCGAATAGAATTGTTCTCAACGACCGCAACAAGGAAAAATCACCTATACGGTCGAATAGACGCATACTCAACGAACAAAACAAAAAGGAGTTGCCGGAATATGCGGCAACTCCTTTATTACTATTGATGAATCTGTTTTACCCTGCCAACCTGTCCATCGGTCAGCCTGACTTTGATGCCGTGGGGATGGGTGCCGGATTTGGTGAGGATATCTTTGACTATTCCTCTGGTTAGCTTCCCGGTCCGCTGATCCGCTTTTAAGACGATATCAACTGTCATGCCGGGGGAAAGGTCTTTTCGATTCTGTCCGTCCATTAGGTACCCATTTTCCGGCGGGTATTGCTTGGCTTCTTTGTCAATTGGCTTTTCATCTTCTTTGTGGATGTGTCACCGGCACCTTTGCCTTTGGCACCCGCCGCTGCCTGGTTTTTCTTGTTTGCCAGCTGCTGCTTCATGGCTTCCTGGAGGCTGATTTTCTTGGGCTCTTCAGTGTTCTTGTTCTCTTCCATAAGATAATCTCCTTTTTTGTAGCTATGGTTAATCAAGTATAATCCATTTTTGCCAAAAAGCGAAAGGGGTGGAATGAAAAATATGAATTATCCTTCAAACCCATCCTATCGATTTTCTCTATGGATTGAAGCGGTTTGCATCAGAATAATCTTCTGCTAAATATTTCCGCGGGCAGTAAAATCAGAGTAGAACGGTTATTAGGAGGAAGACGGATGAATACCGGAAGAACAACGATGGTTACATTTGGTGCGCTCTGCATTGCTCTGAATGTAGTGCTTGGGACAATTGTTTCCTGGATGAAAATACCGCTTTTATTTTTGGATACTATTGGTACGGTTTTGATGGCTGTTTTATTTGGTCCATGGTGGGGAGCACTTGTCGGTGTTTTGACAAACATCGTGATGGGCGTGACGACCGGGCCAACAGCTATTTTCTTTGGCCTCGTCAATGTGGCTATCGCGATTGTAGTGGGCTTCGCCGCGAGGAGATTCGATTTTACAAAATGGTATACCGCTTTAGTGACGGGGTTCATTCTTTCAATTGTGGCCCCGCTAATTGGGACGCCAATTGCTGTGGCCGTCTTTGGCGGGCTGAACGGAAGCGGGATGGATCTTGTCGTCCTTTGGCTTCGCTCCGCGGGGGAAAGCATTTTTGCCTCGACGTTCATTTCAAGGATCACTGGCAACTTTGTAGATAAAATCGTTACATGCCTCCTTGTCATGATGATTATTATTAAACTGCCAGTCTTCAACAAAACATATAAAGGAATGAAGAAGGATGCCGCGTAGCAAACGGATTATTCTCACTTCCCACTGCATCATTAACCAAAACACCGTCATTGATGGGGAAGCGAGGGCGCTGGGGGCAATCCCATCCGCTGTGCAATGGATTGTCGGAAAGGGGTATGGCATCCTGCAGCTGCCATGTCCTGAATTTACCTTCCTTGGATTGGACCGGCCGCCGATGACCTATGAGGAATACGACACGAAAGAGTACCGGGTACACTGCAGGAAAATCCTTGAGCCAGTGGTACAACAGGTAAAAGAATATGTGAAAAGCGGGTATATCATCGAAGGCATACTGGGCATCCAGAGCAGTCCATCATGCGATCAAACGCGGGGAGTATTCATGGAAGAACTTCACAAGCTCTTTACTGAAAACCACCTGCCGCTAAAAACCCTCTGGTATTTACCAAACACAGAAGATCCTGTGTTTGACGGAGAAATTCATAAGTTATAGCAACAACAAGACCCTATCGGCTGTCGATAGGGTCTTGTTAATTATGGTCTGTCATGGATAGTTGGATGTTGCCGCCTTTTTATGCAAAACTTCTCTAAAAGCCGCCACTAGGCAACAGCAACGTGATTTACTGCGCCGGCTCCACGGCCTCTGCGAGTGCTTCGTTCAAGCCCATGATATAAGCCGACTTTTCTTCTTCACTCCATCCTAATTTATCATCCATGTACGCAGTTACCGGCTGCTTCCACTCACGTACTATATCAATATTAAACAGTAAATCTCCCGTTCTTCGATTGAAGAAATCCACTGGAGTAACCGCCATCTCACATTCAATGGCATATATTAGCTGTGCAAAAAGAACCAGTGGGATTCCATATTCCTCTGCTTCTTCCCGATGCCGGGAAACGAGTTCGAATAGTTTAGGAACATTCGAGCCGTAAAAGGAAGCGAGCTGCATGGCCTGCTCCTCGGAAAAGCCTGCCTCAATACCGCTATTAATCTGGTTCTCAACATATTCCGCGAAATTTACCGCCCCGCCAACATGCCCGCCGGAAATCGGCAGCATATGGGTGGTACAGGGAGGGAAACTGCGCCCGCCTTCAGCAGATAATTCCTTCGCGAGCAAATCAGTGATCGTTTCCGCCATTTTGCGGTAGCCCGTCAGCTTACCGCCAGCGATCGAAATCAGGCCGGTAGGGGACTCCCAAATCTCATCTTTTCTTGAAATCTCTGAAGGGGCCTTTCCGTCCTCATGGATGAGCGGCCTCAAGCCGGCCCAGCTAGATTCAATATCCTTATCGCTAATTACCACCTCCGGAAACATATAGTGAATGGCCTCAAGAAGATAGTTTTTATCGGCATCCGTAATCTCAGGATCTGCGATATCACCGTTGTAAAACGTATCAGTAGTACCAACATACGCTTTGCCGTTTCGCGGGATGGCAAATACCATCCGTCCGTCTGGAGTATCGAAATAGATGGCTTGTTTCAGAGGGAAAACTGTCTGATCAATGACAATATGGACGCCTTTGGATAAATGCAGCGTCTTGCCTGTCCGGGAGTTATCGACTTCCCTGACTTTATCAACCCACGGTCCGGTCGCATTGACGATTTTTTTTGCCCGGAGTTCGTATTCTTCGTTTGTCAAAAGATCCTTCACAATCACTCCGCAAATTCGCCCATCCTCATAAATGAACTTGTCGGCTTTCGAATAATTAATGGCCACCGCCCCGTTTTCAACGGCTTCCTTTAAAACTTCAATCGTCAGCCGGGCATCATCTGTGCGGTATTCGACATAATAACCGCCGCCTTTTAAGCCGGACTTTTTAATGAGCGGCTCCTTAGCAAGCGTCTCATCCGCGCTAAGCATTGTCCGGCGCTCGCCTTTCTTTACCCCGGCGAGAAAATCATAGACCTTCAGCCCGATGGAGGTGGAAAGCTTTCCGAACGTCCCTCCTTTATGAAAAGGGAGGAGCATCCATTCCGGCTTGGTCACGTGCGGTCCGTTTTCATAGACGATCGACCGTTCATGGCCGACTTCCGAAACAAGCTTCACTTCGAATTGCTTTAAATAGCGGAGGCCCCCGTGGACCAACTTTGTCGAACGGCTGGATGTCCCGGCTGCAAAATCCTGCATTTCCACAAGCGCTACTTTCATTCCCCGGGCGGTAGCATCCAAAGCAATGCCCGCTCCGGTAATACCACCGCCAATAATCAATACATCAAACAGCTCTTCTTTTAAACTTTCCACGATTTTATCCCGGTTAAGATTTGAAAAGGCCATGGCGAAATTCCTCCCTCACGCAAAAAGATCCCAATGACACAAAAAAGATTTGATTCTGTGTCTTTCCGCTCATATTCGTACTATGTTATATATCCTATATCTCCGATAAGGAAACGTTCCGACTAAAACTGAAAGAGGGGGCAAAAAAAAGAAGCCGACTTATTTCAAAAAGCTGGCTTCCTTCCATATTTTATTGCGATATCTGCGTATCATGCCATACAAGTCATCGGCCCGTCATAAGCAAGCTGCTGGATGTACCCTAGTCTGGATACATCCATGTTGCCGCCACTAACGATGATGCCGCAGTTTTTGGAGCGAATCGTGCTGCGGTGGGTGAGGAGGGCGGCAAAGGCCGCGGCTCCAGCCCCTTCGACTAATGTTTTTTTCCTTTCAAGCATGCAAACAATGGCATTGGCAATGTCGTGATCGCTGACGCTAACCATATCGTCTACATAGTGCCGGATGATCGGCATGGTCAGCTCGCCCGGCTCCTTGACGGCAATCCCTTCCGCAATCGTTCCGGCAAACCGGCTGGAAGGGCGGTTATGGAATTGATCATGGACGATCTTTGCCCCTTCCGCCTGGACGCCGATAATCCGGATCTTTGGCTGCAATTCCTTTGCCGCGACCGCGACGCCGCTAATCAGTCCGCCGCCTCCCACCGGAACGATGAGAGTATCGAGAAAAGGCTGCTGTTTCAGCATCTCAACGGCAATCGTTGCCTGTCCGGCCATCACATCATAATCGTCAAAAGGATGGAGGAAATAGCTGCCCGTACGCTTTTGCTCAAGGAGCGCCGCTTCATATGCTTCCTGGAAGGAAGCGCCGGTAATGACAGTCCGCGCTCCGTAATATTCCGTTGCCTTGATTTTGGCTTCCGGCGTATTCTCGGGCATATAGATTGTGGCGGCAATTCCTCGTTTTGAAGCGGCGAAAGCCACTCCTTGGGCGTGGTTGCCAGCAGAAGCGGCAATCACGCCTTTTTGCGCTTCCTTTCCGGTCAGCCGGGACATTTTATAGCTCGCGCCGCGAATTTTAAAAGCACCTGTCTTCTGCTGATTTTCCATTTTGAAATAGACGTTTTTTCCGGCAAGATCATTCAGGAATGTAGATGTGGTTAGCGGTGTCCGATAGACGGTACCTGCCAATTGTTCCATTGCATCGGAAATCATGTTAGTCGTTAAAGAATCCCCAAGGGGTTCACGCTCCTTCATTTAATAAGTTTTGCATATTGTAGCTACTGCCTGCTCTCAAATTCTGTAATTTTTTCTTCATATAATAAGGTGATGCCAATATCATCAAGGCCGTTGTAGAGCATTTCCTTCGAATACTCGGCGATATCGAACTGATAGGAAAACCCATCCGCATCCGTGACGGTCTGCGCTCCGAGGTCGACAGTTAAAGAAAGATTGCCAGACTCTGCTTTTTGCATGAGCGGCTGGAGTTCTTCATACGGCATTTCAATCGCCAGGATGCCATTCTTGACGCAGTTGTTTTTGAAAATATCGGCAAAACTTGGCGCGATGACGATTTTGAAACCATAATCCAATAAAGCCCATGGCGCATGTTCCCTTGAGGAACCACAGCCGAAATTATCTCCAGCGAGCAATATCGAGGCGCCAGTGTATTTTCCATCATGAAGAGGGAATTCCTTAATCGGATTGCCGTCATGGTCAAACCGCCAATTGTAAAACAGGAACTGCCCGAACCCTTGGCGTTCAATCCTTTTCAAAAACTGTTTCGGTATGATTTGGTCGGTGTCAACATTGCTGCGGTCAAGCGGAAAAGCAAGACCAGTATGGACTGTAATTGGTTCCATTTACATGACCTCCATTGCGGCAAATTCACGGATGTCGACAAAACGGCCTTCGATTGCAGCCGCTGCCGCCATCTCAGGGCTGACAAGATGTGTGCGCGCGCCGGTACCCTGGCGGCCTTCGAAGTTCCGGTTCGATGTTGAGGCACAGCGTTCGCCAGGAGGAACGAAGTCATCGTTCATCGCCAGGCACATACTGCAGCCGGCATCGCGCCATTCAAAGCCGGCATTTTTGAAAATGGCATCCAGCCCTTCCTGTTCAGCGGCAGCCTTCACGCTCTTTGACCCAGGCACAACAATGGCCCGGACGGAAGGCTTGACGCTTCGGCCCTGGATTACGGAAGCGGCGCGCCGCAAATCGCTTAGTCGGGAATTTGTGCACGATCCGATAAACACATGCTCAATGGTAACGGAGGAAATCGGCATTCCGCCTTCAAGGCCCATATATTCCAAAGCCCGCTCGATTTCCTGCTTTTCACTATCCGTCGC is a genomic window containing:
- a CDS encoding glycerol-3-phosphate dehydrogenase/oxidase, translated to MAFSNLNRDKIVESLKEELFDVLIIGGGITGAGIALDATARGMKVALVEMQDFAAGTSSRSTKLVHGGLRYLKQFEVKLVSEVGHERSIVYENGPHVTKPEWMLLPFHKGGTFGKLSTSIGLKVYDFLAGVKKGERRTMLSADETLAKEPLIKKSGLKGGGYYVEYRTDDARLTIEVLKEAVENGAVAINYSKADKFIYEDGRICGVIVKDLLTNEEYELRAKKIVNATGPWVDKVREVDNSRTGKTLHLSKGVHIVIDQTVFPLKQAIYFDTPDGRMVFAIPRNGKAYVGTTDTFYNGDIADPEITDADKNYLLEAIHYMFPEVVISDKDIESSWAGLRPLIHEDGKAPSEISRKDEIWESPTGLISIAGGKLTGYRKMAETITDLLAKELSAEGGRSFPPCTTHMLPISGGHVGGAVNFAEYVENQINSGIEAGFSEEQAMQLASFYGSNVPKLFELVSRHREEAEEYGIPLVLFAQLIYAIECEMAVTPVDFFNRRTGDLLFNIDIVREWKQPVTAYMDDKLGWSEEEKSAYIMGLNEALAEAVEPAQ
- the ilvA gene encoding threonine ammonia-lyase — encoded protein: MKEREPLGDSLTTNMISDAMEQLAGTVYRTPLTTSTFLNDLAGKNVYFKMENQQKTGAFKIRGASYKMSRLTGKEAQKGVIAASAGNHAQGVAFAASKRGIAATIYMPENTPEAKIKATEYYGARTVITGASFQEAYEAALLEQKRTGSYFLHPFDDYDVMAGQATIAVEMLKQQPFLDTLIVPVGGGGLISGVAVAAKELQPKIRIIGVQAEGAKIVHDQFHNRPSSRFAGTIAEGIAVKEPGELTMPIIRHYVDDMVSVSDHDIANAIVCMLERKKTLVEGAGAAAFAALLTHRSTIRSKNCGIIVSGGNMDVSRLGYIQQLAYDGPMTCMA
- the leuD gene encoding 3-isopropylmalate dehydratase small subunit gives rise to the protein MEPITVHTGLAFPLDRSNVDTDQIIPKQFLKRIERQGFGQFLFYNWRFDHDGNPIKEFPLHDGKYTGASILLAGDNFGCGSSREHAPWALLDYGFKIVIAPSFADIFKNNCVKNGILAIEMPYEELQPLMQKAESGNLSLTVDLGAQTVTDADGFSYQFDIAEYSKEMLYNGLDDIGITLLYEEKITEFESRQ